In a single window of the Stigmatopora nigra isolate UIUO_SnigA chromosome 7, RoL_Snig_1.1, whole genome shotgun sequence genome:
- the LOC144199891 gene encoding uncharacterized protein LOC144199891 isoform X1, which translates to MDQRMKGATPRMTDSTLDSSPQTEDFSLDQEKRTCVDTEDTDVGKKEDKRVKKREGDKGAVLELLIEGRCGGSGQQQLQICGRETSSPDGNVRLRIGVQAKRTKKPPKILESYVCKPTIRTYQRQPGRGGVVPTRTAADPGDTNRENRLGSDGIQTAFKQTASATLQSLSATSASAATVVTTAQPLTPANATLSTVASVISNTGTKSAKQVPLKLAGNTDVTSTGSSERGKKEKTSGILEQPFTAVLKPCSATGHQESNPSRTCTENLAEKHNGVVQTKKTKRLSNGRCSEDKLGDNPSIKTAKHSSPSLSVDTAAPSSSKTEFCLAQNRNSPSVTTKSKPFPILNISTAQSQVPDASLKHSNDKKRDKERKAKKDKHKERKANADGPESKRAKKEALKKKKKDKVKDGKSREGKDHKCSDVLTTGEKAEKNKMSLEKYRKEDPNLDNMGKLDKSYKVVDKGSSMRDIKQTDLQVTNPDSTRSKDNDIVKHSIEPPKDSSSSSSSSALASISVSSSCQDQDSRPLKKRKARRPSWTKLVHRAQRVENQEVDSQQSFLQKMSTHSSPPCSPNSSTTKQLSPSHSPISDDKPSVFKSSPIPARRRGRPKSHRMIYSDPPLRLSPEEVAFLECDGVLNSPTLDLTQKKRGRPRKQPSTSNPSQTGITEMNRDLPPSPEKGNRQLKMRRLINEMKKRKKKRLNKVMTPDNAAKESKIVKGIEDTPRTFKLMEPSTVPTLSDLSSSFGTKLGPQINVSKRGTIYMGKRRGRKPKSQTTHLKSHSYSQPSLFSQPTETSLFMSNQPPVAHPFPSPSLTHSSGAQSPYSEGSVTEPTSTLRFPPPFSLPSPSSSCTSPRPPSSSSLSPFVKKSCPCQGRHHFPFHQSSCRLSSSYSAPVHPTPGSPGPLKDATPSPRSESHSEETLPSDSGIGTDNNSVCERAESRGPRGMLALRQGSMGFLGGRNLSSLAEPLMTRHKNPVDNSVSAERHRHRHRRRDYNRPSSCACLCPCPGHNKCTHSDYFPCLGHNMLKRQKSKHKKKHQQLLMQDPEFLSELEELIGQFSEVHIGRRGWARTELSQAFDGARRHHSSHSHRSNIFRINLNGFYSPHPSSYAANPSFPPQPFYTCQTLHCNRKPERRQCGCPSKYQETIDNMGFYSPYTPATTLYHHLPGSYPLPSAHQYASQQPHHAHILLNPARFHRRRNRLLREGSLGGEIEGNGGGPNLGLASSLPYDCSHKHKHKQRHCERNSEGKGALQEHIEKDDVVVRETFPPSKSRYILGQGGRKSTRGIEGMLFKESPWLRQNANNSFSATTTSLGERAKHSSFFSVGLGSSHLSSFGGGWGGLGQSWTKLQGAGLPNNRWGSFVRRADLPIASDPEDDATEDLQHSHPSETPPSPTHTNLFTSVGVATPGRSGLASRNPGIGDRLLRRDEPAWSQRREAALQGDPRSRGQLKPLPKTHSTDDKNKRRPGRPRKRPLPSTLPPPVSSDDILRGFARNNDDAGQRKAGDVAGVCSVQQVMDSEPQAKKKRGRKRKYDTSPFHESVAEVEPERCDTAVECFGPLAAEQTPSQSANVQRDKSEDGPPRKTYMSAGLYSDDYKMTDAPYQSQALSRGSTEDKPSEREYNLLPAPIHVGKYLRMKRIHFQLPYDVMWLWQHNQLEKQPAFPLKRKRHYCRLKERTFPSEHTAEDSPPDLATLFPHLNMEPLSRDERNFVVTHRVFLVRNWDLVRERQIRLRMEGRREGDSEAEDRDWRVVCGDGASVDDSHFKSDIPVGVVEVTISSSEPHPGSHDTPSSLNASPGPTESQNRENLDEEEEEEVEAEEAGEQDKVGESSREQRRKRLNDLLLTLQHS; encoded by the exons ATGGACCAGAGAATGAAGGGGGCCACCCCACGAATGACAGACTCAACTCTAGATTCTTCTCCCCAAACTGAGGACTTTAGTCTGGACCAAGAGAAAAGAACGTGTGTGGATACGGAGGATACAGACGTGGGAAAGAAGGAGGACAAGCGAGTGAAGAAGAGGGAAGGGGACAAGGGGGCGGTGCTGGAGTTGCTCATTGAGGGGCGTTGTGGGGGCTCCGGGCAGCAGCAGCTTCAGATATGTGGCAGAGAGACCAGCTCTCCTGACGGAAACGTGCGTCTCCGCATTGGAGTGCAAGCCAAGCGCACTAAAAAGCCACCCAAGATTCTGGAGAGCTACGTCTGCAAACCCACCATCAGAACTTATCAGAGGCAGCCGGGTCGAGGAGGGGTGGTGCCCACCAGAACTGCCGCCGACCCTGGCGATACAAACAGGGAAAACCGTTTGGGCTCAGATGGCATCCAGACTGCCTTTAAACAAACGGCATCTGCCACTTTGCAGTCATTATCAGCAACATCAGCATCAGCGGCGACGGTGGTGACGACGGCGCAGCCTTTAACACCAGCAAATGCTACACTTTCCACTGTAGCCTCAGTCATATCCAATACAGGGACCAAGTCTGCCAAACAG GTTCCCCTCAAACTGGCCGGTAACACAGACGTGACTTCCACCGGTTCTTCGGAGAGAGGGAAGAAAGAGAAGACCTCAGGCATCCTGGAGCAGCCATTCACTGCAGTGCTTAAACCATGCTCGGCCACTGGTCACCAGGAATCTAACCCCTCTAGGACATGCACCGAAAATCTGGCGGAGAAACACAATGGTGTGGTCCAAACCAAAAAAACGAAGAGACTTTCGAATGGAAGATGCTCTGAAGACAAACTTGGAGATAATCCATCAATCAAGACTGCAAAGCACAGCAGCCCTTCATTGTCTGTGGACACCGCAGCTCCAAGTTCTTCAAAAACCGAGTTTTGCTTGGCGCAAAATAGAAACTCCCCTTCAGTTACCACTAAATCAAAACCCTTCCCCATTCTCAATATATCTACTGCTCAGTCACAAGTTCCGGATGCCTCCCTAAAGCACTCAAATGACAAAAAGCGAGATAAAGAACGCAAGGCAAAGAAAGACAAACACAAAGAGAGAAAGGCAAACGCAGATGGACCAGAGTCAAAAAGAGCTAAAAAGGAagctttaaaaaagaagaaaaaagacaaagtaaaGGATGGCAAATCCCGCGAGGGCAAAGATCATAAATGTAGTGACGTACTGACGACTGGAGAAAAAGCTGAGAAAAACAAGATGAGCTTAGAGAAGTACAGAAAAGAGGACCCAAACTTGGACAATATGGGTAAATTGGATAAATCATATAAAGTAGTTGACAAAGGGTCAAGCATGAGAGATATCAAACAAACTGATTTGCAGGTAACAAATCCTGACAGCACTCGGTCAAAAGACAATGACATTGTCAAACATTCAATAGAGCCGCCCAAGgattcatcatcatcgtcatcatcttcTGCCTTAGCCTCTATCTCAGTGTCATCTTCTTGCCAAGACCAAGACAGCAGACCGCTCAAAAAACGAAAAGCTCGAAGGCCTAGTTGGACAAAATTAGTTCACCGTGCTCAGAGGGTGGAAAACCAAGAAGTAGATTCTCAACAGAGTTTCCTTCAGAAGATGTCTACTCACTCCAGTCCACCTTGTTCCCCAAACTCCTCCACAACCAAGCAATTGTCCCCAAGTCACAGTCCCATATCTGATGATAAACCATCTGTATTCAAAAGCTCTCCGATCCCAGCTCGAAGAAGGGGCCGTCCCAAATCCCACCGCATGATCTATAGTGACCCCCCTCTTAGGCTTTCACCTGAGGAAGTTGCATTTCTAGAGTGTGACGGTGTTCTGAATAGCCCAACGTTGGATTTGACTCAGAAGAAGCGCGGCCGGCCTCGCAAACAACCCTCTACCAGCAACCCGTCGCAAACAGGCATCACAGAAATGAATAGAGATCTTCCTCCTTCTCCTGAAAAGGGAAACAGGCAGCTAAAAATGAGGAGGTTGATCAATGAGATgaagaaaaggaagaagaaaagactTAATAAGGTTATGACGCCTGACAATGCGGCAAAGGAGAGCAAAATTGTTAAAGGTATAGAGGATACTCCGAGAACATTCAAGTTGATGGAACCTTCGACAGTGCCAACACTCTCTGACTTGTCCTCGTCCTTTGGAACCAAGCTGGGCCCTCAAATCAATGTTAGCAAGAGAGGAACCATTTACATGGGCAAAAGACGAGGACGTAAGCCAAAATCCCAAACGACTCATTTGAAATCCCACAGTTACAGTCAGCCATCTTTGTTTAGCCAGCCCACTGAAACATCGCTCTTCATGTCCAACCAGCCTCCAGTTGCCCACCCGTTTCCATCGCCATCCCTTACTCACTCCAGCGGGGCCCAGAGCCCTTACAGTGAAGGAAGCGTCACAGAACCAACTTCTACTCTGCGTTTTCCTCCCCCTTTTTCCCTTCCTTCGCCATCGTCTTCCTGCACCTCACCCCGTcccccatcctcctcctccctatCTCCCTTTGTGAAGAAAAGTTGTCCATGCCAAGGCAGGCACCACTTCCCCTTTCACCAGTCATCATGTAGACTTTCCTCCTCCTACTCCGCACCAGTACACCCCACACCCGGTTCCCCTGGTCCCCTTAAAGATGCCACCCCTTCACCCAGAAGTGAATCACACAGCGAAGAGACGTTACCCAGCGATAGTGGCATCGGAACGGATAACAACAGTGTCTGCGAACGAGCGGAATCAAGGGGGCCTAGAGGCATGCTCGCCCTACGTCAAGGGTCTATGGGTTTTCTAGGGGGTCGGAACCTGTCCTCTCTGGCAGAGCCTCTTATGACTAGACATAAAAATCCAGTTGATAATTCCGTTTCTGCTGAGCGACACCGCCATAGGCACAGAAGGCGGGATTACAACCGCCCCTCTTCATGTGCTTGCCTTTGTCCCTGTCCTGGACATAACAAGTGCACTCATTCAGACTACTTCCCTTGCCTTGGTCACAACATGTTGAAGAGACAGAAaagcaaacacaaaaagaaacaccAGCAGCTGCTCATGCAAGATCCAGAGTTTCTGTCTGAACTGGAAGAACTTATCGGACAATTCAGTGAAGTCCATATTGGTCGACGAGGCTGGGCCAGAACAGAGCTAAGCCAGGCTTTTGATGGAGCCAGGCGTCATCACTCCTCACATTCTCACCGTTCCAACATCTTCAGGATCAATCTTAATGGCTTTTATTCACCTCATCCGTCATCTTATGCCGCCAATCCTTCCTTTCCCCCTCAACCTTTCTACACGTGTCAGACATTGCATTGCAACAGAAAACCGGAACGGAGACAGTGTGGCTGCCCATCGAAGTACCAGGAGACCATTGACAACATGGGCTTCTACAGCCCGTACACGCCAGCCACAACACTTTACCACCACCTTCCTGGGTCATACCCACTTCCCTCTGCTCACCAGTATGCCTCTCAACAGCCCCACCATGCCCACATCCTCCTGAACCCAGCCAGGTTTCACAGGCGTAGGAACAGGCTGCTGAGAGAAGGATCTCTTGGAGGGGAGATTGAAGGCAACGGAGGAGGCCCTAATTTAGGTTTGGCATCGAGTCTCCCGTATGATTGTAGTCACAAGCATAAACATAAACAAAGACACTGTGAACGCAACTCAGAAGGCAAGGGGGCATTACAAGAGCATATAGAGAAGGATGATGTAGTGGTGAGAGAGACTTTCCCCCCTTCAAAGTCAAGGTATATATTGGGGCAAGGAGGGCGAAAAAGCACAAGAGGAATTGAGGGGATGCTTTTCAAAGAATCGCCATGGTTACGTCAGAACGCAAACAATTCCTTTTCTGCCACAACAACATCTTTAGGGGAGAGAGCAAAACATTCATCCTTTTTCTCTGTTGGGTTGGGCTCTTCTCACCTGTCTTCATTTGGAGGTGGGTGGGGTGGCCTGGGACAAAGTTGGACCAAACTTCAAGGTGCGGGTTTGCCAAACAACCGCTGGGGATCTTTCGTTCGAAGGGCTGACCTGCCGATTGCCTCCGACCCAGAGGACGATGCCACAGAAGACTTACAGCACTCCCACCCAAGCGAGACGCCTCCATCCCCAACACACACCAACCTGTTCACGTCAGTTGGCGTGGCAACACCAGGGAGGAGCGGCTTGGCCAGTAGAAATCCAGGAATTGGAGATAGGTTATTGAGGAGAGATGAGCCAGCTTGGTCACAGAGGAGAGAAGCAG CTTTACAAGGTGACCCAAGAAGCCGCGGGCAGCTGAAACCTTTGCCAAAAACACACAGCACcgatgacaaaaacaaaagaagaccCGGTCGACCTAGGAAACGCCCTCTGCCCTCAACATTGCCTCCTCCCGTGTCATCAGATGACATCCTGCGAGGATTCGCTCGTAATAACGACGACGCCGGACAGAGGAAAGCGGGCGATGTAGCGGGTGTATGCTCGGTGCAGCAGGTGATGGATTCTGAACCGCAGGCCAAAAAGAAGCGAGGACggaaaagaaaatatgacacTTCGCCCTTTCACGAGAG TGTCGCCGAGGTCGAGCCGGAGCGTTGCGACACGGCCGTCGAATGTTTCGGCCCGTTGGCAGCCGAACAGACTCCATCCCAATCGGCAAATGTCCAAAGAGACAAGAGCGAAGATGGTCCTCCTAGAAAGACCTATATGAGCGCAGGTCTTTACTCTGATGATTACAAAATGACAGA TGCCCCATACCAATCGCAAGCCTTGTCTCGAGGGAGCACAGAGGACAAACCAAGCGAGCGGGAATACAACCTTTTACCAGCACCCATCCACGTTG GAAAGTACTTGAGAATGAAGAGGATTCATTTCCAGTTACCCTATGATGTCATGTGGCTTTGGCAGCACAATCAG CTTGAGAAGCAACCTGCCTTCCCTTTGAAGAGAAAGCGACACTACT GTCGACTGAAGGAGAGGACTTTCCCCTCTGAGCACACAGCG GAGGACAGCCCACCTGACCTGGCCACCCTATTTCCTCACCTCAACATGGAGCCTTTGAGCAGAGATGAGCG GAACTTTGTGGTGACACATCGTGTGTTCTTGGTGAGGAACTGGGACTTGGTGAGGGAGCGACAAATCCGACTGAGGATGGAGGGAAGGCGAGAGGGGGACAGCGAGGCCGAAGACAGGGACTGGCGTGTCGTGTGTGGGGACGGAGCCAGCGTGGATGATAGCCACTTCAAGTCAG ATATACCAGTGGGGGTGGTGGAGGTGACGATTTCCAGCAGTGAACCCCACCCGGGAAGTCACGACACCCCCAGCTCGCTCAATGCCAGCCCTGGC CCCACAGAGAGCCAGAACAGAGAAAATCtagacgaggaggaggaagaggaggtggaGGCGGAGGAAGCTGGCGAGCAAGACAAAGTGGGAGAAAGCAGCAGAGAACAGAGGAGAAAGCGGCTGAATGATTTACTTTTGACCCTACAGCATTCATAA
- the LOC144199891 gene encoding uncharacterized protein LOC144199891 isoform X2 codes for MDQRMKGATPRMTDSTLDSSPQTEDFSLDQEKRTCVDTEDTDVGKKEDKRVKKREGDKGAVLELLIEGRCGGSGQQQLQICGRETSSPDGNVRLRIGVQAKRTKKPPKILESYVCKPTIRTYQRQPGRGGVVPTRTAADPGDTNRENRLGSDGIQTAFKQTASATLQSLSATSASAATVVTTAQPLTPANATLSTVASVISNTGTKSAKQVPLKLAGNTDVTSTGSSERGKKEKTSGILEQPFTAVLKPCSATGHQESNPSRTCTENLAEKHNGVVQTKKTKRLSNGRCSEDKLGDNPSIKTAKHSSPSLSVDTAAPSSSKTEFCLAQNRNSPSVTTKSKPFPILNISTAQSQVPDASLKHSNDKKRDKERKAKKDKHKERKANADGPESKRAKKEALKKKKKDKVKDGKSREGKDHKCSDVLTTGEKAEKNKMSLEKYRKEDPNLDNMGKLDKSYKVVDKGSSMRDIKQTDLQVTNPDSTRSKDNDIVKHSIEPPKDSSSSSSSSALASISVSSSCQDQDSRPLKKRKARRPSWTKLVHRAQRVENQEVDSQQSFLQKMSTHSSPPCSPNSSTTKQLSPSHSPISDDKPSVFKSSPIPARRRGRPKSHRMIYSDPPLRLSPEEVAFLECDGVLNSPTLDLTQKKRGRPRKQPSTSNPSQTGITEMNRDLPPSPEKGNRQLKMRRLINEMKKRKKKRLNKVMTPDNAAKESKIVKGIEDTPRTFKLMEPSTVPTLSDLSSSFGTKLGPQINVSKRGTIYMGKRRGRKPKSQTTHLKSHSYSQPSLFSQPTETSLFMSNQPPVAHPFPSPSLTHSSGAQSPYSEGSVTEPTSTLRFPPPFSLPSPSSSCTSPRPPSSSSLSPFVKKSCPCQGRHHFPFHQSSCRLSSSYSAPVHPTPGSPGPLKDATPSPRSESHSEETLPSDSGIGTDNNSVCERAESRGPRGMLALRQGSMGFLGGRNLSSLAEPLMTRHKNPVDNSVSAERHRHRHRRRDYNRPSSCACLCPCPGHNKCTHSDYFPCLGHNMLKRQKSKHKKKHQQLLMQDPEFLSELEELIGQFSEVHIGRRGWARTELSQAFDGARRHHSSHSHRSNIFRINLNGFYSPHPSSYAANPSFPPQPFYTCQTLHCNRKPERRQCGCPSKYQETIDNMGFYSPYTPATTLYHHLPGSYPLPSAHQYASQQPHHAHILLNPARFHRRRNRLLREGSLGGEIEGNGGGPNLGLASSLPYDCSHKHKHKQRHCERNSEGKGALQEHIEKDDVVVRETFPPSKSRYILGQGGRKSTRGIEGMLFKESPWLRQNANNSFSATTTSLGERAKHSSFFSVGLGSSHLSSFGGGWGGLGQSWTKLQGAGLPNNRWGSFVRRADLPIASDPEDDATEDLQHSHPSETPPSPTHTNLFTSVGVATPGRSGLASRNPGIGDRLLRRDEPAWSQRREAALQGDPRSRGQLKPLPKTHSTDDKNKRRPGRPRKRPLPSTLPPPVSSDDILRGFARNNDDAGQRKAGDVAGVCSVQQVMDSEPQAKKKRGRKRKYDTSPFHESTVC; via the exons ATGGACCAGAGAATGAAGGGGGCCACCCCACGAATGACAGACTCAACTCTAGATTCTTCTCCCCAAACTGAGGACTTTAGTCTGGACCAAGAGAAAAGAACGTGTGTGGATACGGAGGATACAGACGTGGGAAAGAAGGAGGACAAGCGAGTGAAGAAGAGGGAAGGGGACAAGGGGGCGGTGCTGGAGTTGCTCATTGAGGGGCGTTGTGGGGGCTCCGGGCAGCAGCAGCTTCAGATATGTGGCAGAGAGACCAGCTCTCCTGACGGAAACGTGCGTCTCCGCATTGGAGTGCAAGCCAAGCGCACTAAAAAGCCACCCAAGATTCTGGAGAGCTACGTCTGCAAACCCACCATCAGAACTTATCAGAGGCAGCCGGGTCGAGGAGGGGTGGTGCCCACCAGAACTGCCGCCGACCCTGGCGATACAAACAGGGAAAACCGTTTGGGCTCAGATGGCATCCAGACTGCCTTTAAACAAACGGCATCTGCCACTTTGCAGTCATTATCAGCAACATCAGCATCAGCGGCGACGGTGGTGACGACGGCGCAGCCTTTAACACCAGCAAATGCTACACTTTCCACTGTAGCCTCAGTCATATCCAATACAGGGACCAAGTCTGCCAAACAG GTTCCCCTCAAACTGGCCGGTAACACAGACGTGACTTCCACCGGTTCTTCGGAGAGAGGGAAGAAAGAGAAGACCTCAGGCATCCTGGAGCAGCCATTCACTGCAGTGCTTAAACCATGCTCGGCCACTGGTCACCAGGAATCTAACCCCTCTAGGACATGCACCGAAAATCTGGCGGAGAAACACAATGGTGTGGTCCAAACCAAAAAAACGAAGAGACTTTCGAATGGAAGATGCTCTGAAGACAAACTTGGAGATAATCCATCAATCAAGACTGCAAAGCACAGCAGCCCTTCATTGTCTGTGGACACCGCAGCTCCAAGTTCTTCAAAAACCGAGTTTTGCTTGGCGCAAAATAGAAACTCCCCTTCAGTTACCACTAAATCAAAACCCTTCCCCATTCTCAATATATCTACTGCTCAGTCACAAGTTCCGGATGCCTCCCTAAAGCACTCAAATGACAAAAAGCGAGATAAAGAACGCAAGGCAAAGAAAGACAAACACAAAGAGAGAAAGGCAAACGCAGATGGACCAGAGTCAAAAAGAGCTAAAAAGGAagctttaaaaaagaagaaaaaagacaaagtaaaGGATGGCAAATCCCGCGAGGGCAAAGATCATAAATGTAGTGACGTACTGACGACTGGAGAAAAAGCTGAGAAAAACAAGATGAGCTTAGAGAAGTACAGAAAAGAGGACCCAAACTTGGACAATATGGGTAAATTGGATAAATCATATAAAGTAGTTGACAAAGGGTCAAGCATGAGAGATATCAAACAAACTGATTTGCAGGTAACAAATCCTGACAGCACTCGGTCAAAAGACAATGACATTGTCAAACATTCAATAGAGCCGCCCAAGgattcatcatcatcgtcatcatcttcTGCCTTAGCCTCTATCTCAGTGTCATCTTCTTGCCAAGACCAAGACAGCAGACCGCTCAAAAAACGAAAAGCTCGAAGGCCTAGTTGGACAAAATTAGTTCACCGTGCTCAGAGGGTGGAAAACCAAGAAGTAGATTCTCAACAGAGTTTCCTTCAGAAGATGTCTACTCACTCCAGTCCACCTTGTTCCCCAAACTCCTCCACAACCAAGCAATTGTCCCCAAGTCACAGTCCCATATCTGATGATAAACCATCTGTATTCAAAAGCTCTCCGATCCCAGCTCGAAGAAGGGGCCGTCCCAAATCCCACCGCATGATCTATAGTGACCCCCCTCTTAGGCTTTCACCTGAGGAAGTTGCATTTCTAGAGTGTGACGGTGTTCTGAATAGCCCAACGTTGGATTTGACTCAGAAGAAGCGCGGCCGGCCTCGCAAACAACCCTCTACCAGCAACCCGTCGCAAACAGGCATCACAGAAATGAATAGAGATCTTCCTCCTTCTCCTGAAAAGGGAAACAGGCAGCTAAAAATGAGGAGGTTGATCAATGAGATgaagaaaaggaagaagaaaagactTAATAAGGTTATGACGCCTGACAATGCGGCAAAGGAGAGCAAAATTGTTAAAGGTATAGAGGATACTCCGAGAACATTCAAGTTGATGGAACCTTCGACAGTGCCAACACTCTCTGACTTGTCCTCGTCCTTTGGAACCAAGCTGGGCCCTCAAATCAATGTTAGCAAGAGAGGAACCATTTACATGGGCAAAAGACGAGGACGTAAGCCAAAATCCCAAACGACTCATTTGAAATCCCACAGTTACAGTCAGCCATCTTTGTTTAGCCAGCCCACTGAAACATCGCTCTTCATGTCCAACCAGCCTCCAGTTGCCCACCCGTTTCCATCGCCATCCCTTACTCACTCCAGCGGGGCCCAGAGCCCTTACAGTGAAGGAAGCGTCACAGAACCAACTTCTACTCTGCGTTTTCCTCCCCCTTTTTCCCTTCCTTCGCCATCGTCTTCCTGCACCTCACCCCGTcccccatcctcctcctccctatCTCCCTTTGTGAAGAAAAGTTGTCCATGCCAAGGCAGGCACCACTTCCCCTTTCACCAGTCATCATGTAGACTTTCCTCCTCCTACTCCGCACCAGTACACCCCACACCCGGTTCCCCTGGTCCCCTTAAAGATGCCACCCCTTCACCCAGAAGTGAATCACACAGCGAAGAGACGTTACCCAGCGATAGTGGCATCGGAACGGATAACAACAGTGTCTGCGAACGAGCGGAATCAAGGGGGCCTAGAGGCATGCTCGCCCTACGTCAAGGGTCTATGGGTTTTCTAGGGGGTCGGAACCTGTCCTCTCTGGCAGAGCCTCTTATGACTAGACATAAAAATCCAGTTGATAATTCCGTTTCTGCTGAGCGACACCGCCATAGGCACAGAAGGCGGGATTACAACCGCCCCTCTTCATGTGCTTGCCTTTGTCCCTGTCCTGGACATAACAAGTGCACTCATTCAGACTACTTCCCTTGCCTTGGTCACAACATGTTGAAGAGACAGAAaagcaaacacaaaaagaaacaccAGCAGCTGCTCATGCAAGATCCAGAGTTTCTGTCTGAACTGGAAGAACTTATCGGACAATTCAGTGAAGTCCATATTGGTCGACGAGGCTGGGCCAGAACAGAGCTAAGCCAGGCTTTTGATGGAGCCAGGCGTCATCACTCCTCACATTCTCACCGTTCCAACATCTTCAGGATCAATCTTAATGGCTTTTATTCACCTCATCCGTCATCTTATGCCGCCAATCCTTCCTTTCCCCCTCAACCTTTCTACACGTGTCAGACATTGCATTGCAACAGAAAACCGGAACGGAGACAGTGTGGCTGCCCATCGAAGTACCAGGAGACCATTGACAACATGGGCTTCTACAGCCCGTACACGCCAGCCACAACACTTTACCACCACCTTCCTGGGTCATACCCACTTCCCTCTGCTCACCAGTATGCCTCTCAACAGCCCCACCATGCCCACATCCTCCTGAACCCAGCCAGGTTTCACAGGCGTAGGAACAGGCTGCTGAGAGAAGGATCTCTTGGAGGGGAGATTGAAGGCAACGGAGGAGGCCCTAATTTAGGTTTGGCATCGAGTCTCCCGTATGATTGTAGTCACAAGCATAAACATAAACAAAGACACTGTGAACGCAACTCAGAAGGCAAGGGGGCATTACAAGAGCATATAGAGAAGGATGATGTAGTGGTGAGAGAGACTTTCCCCCCTTCAAAGTCAAGGTATATATTGGGGCAAGGAGGGCGAAAAAGCACAAGAGGAATTGAGGGGATGCTTTTCAAAGAATCGCCATGGTTACGTCAGAACGCAAACAATTCCTTTTCTGCCACAACAACATCTTTAGGGGAGAGAGCAAAACATTCATCCTTTTTCTCTGTTGGGTTGGGCTCTTCTCACCTGTCTTCATTTGGAGGTGGGTGGGGTGGCCTGGGACAAAGTTGGACCAAACTTCAAGGTGCGGGTTTGCCAAACAACCGCTGGGGATCTTTCGTTCGAAGGGCTGACCTGCCGATTGCCTCCGACCCAGAGGACGATGCCACAGAAGACTTACAGCACTCCCACCCAAGCGAGACGCCTCCATCCCCAACACACACCAACCTGTTCACGTCAGTTGGCGTGGCAACACCAGGGAGGAGCGGCTTGGCCAGTAGAAATCCAGGAATTGGAGATAGGTTATTGAGGAGAGATGAGCCAGCTTGGTCACAGAGGAGAGAAGCAG CTTTACAAGGTGACCCAAGAAGCCGCGGGCAGCTGAAACCTTTGCCAAAAACACACAGCACcgatgacaaaaacaaaagaagaccCGGTCGACCTAGGAAACGCCCTCTGCCCTCAACATTGCCTCCTCCCGTGTCATCAGATGACATCCTGCGAGGATTCGCTCGTAATAACGACGACGCCGGACAGAGGAAAGCGGGCGATGTAGCGGGTGTATGCTCGGTGCAGCAGGTGATGGATTCTGAACCGCAGGCCAAAAAGAAGCGAGGACggaaaagaaaatatgacacTTCGCCCTTTCACGAGAG CACTGTGTGCTAA